A genomic segment from Bacillus alveayuensis encodes:
- a CDS encoding glucosamine--fructose-6-phosphate aminotransferase (isomerizing) (product_source=KO:K00820; cath_funfam=3.40.50.10490,3.60.20.10; cog=COG0449; ko=KO:K00820; pfam=PF01380,PF13522; superfamily=53697,56235; tigrfam=TIGR01135) translates to MCGIVGYIGQQDCKEILLRGLEKLEYRGYDSAGIAVLNGNDIHVFKEKGRIAKLRESVDEFVSSTVGIGHTRWATHGIPSKINAHPHQSASGRFIIVHNGVIENYLHLQREYLKDVELRSDTDTEVIVQVIEHFVNQHVEVEEAFRQTLTLLKGSYAIALIDKQNPDVIYVAKNKSPLLVGLGQGGFNVVASDAMAMLQVTDQFVELMDKEMVIVTRDHVTIKKLNGEIVERAPYTAELDASDIEKGTYPHYMLKEIDEQPLVMRKIIQKYQDVNGQLNVDTEIVNAVNEADRIYIVACGTSYHAGLVGKQFIEKWAEIPVEVHVASEFSYNMPLLSEKPLFIFISQSGETADSRAVLVQVKELGHKALTITNVPGSTLSREADYTLLLHAGPEIAVASTKAYTAQIAVLAILAAVIAEANGKALSFDLMQELGIIANAMETLCDQKEEMDTIAREYLSTTRNCFFIGRTLDYYVGLEGALKLKEISYIQAEGFAGGELKHGTIALIEHGTPVIALATQEHINLSIRGNVKEVVARGANPCIISMKGLEEEGDRFVLPKVNEDLTPLISVIPLQLIAYYAALHRSCDVDKPRNLAKSVTVE, encoded by the coding sequence ATGTGTGGAATAGTTGGTTATATTGGACAACAAGATTGTAAAGAAATTTTATTACGCGGTTTAGAAAAACTAGAATATCGCGGTTATGATTCAGCAGGAATTGCGGTTTTAAATGGAAACGATATACATGTTTTTAAAGAAAAAGGTCGTATTGCTAAACTTCGTGAAAGTGTGGATGAGTTTGTTTCATCAACAGTCGGAATCGGTCATACTCGTTGGGCGACGCATGGGATTCCAAGTAAAATAAATGCCCATCCACATCAAAGCGCATCTGGCCGTTTTATAATTGTGCATAATGGTGTCATTGAAAACTACTTGCATCTTCAACGCGAATATTTAAAAGATGTTGAATTAAGAAGTGATACAGATACAGAAGTGATCGTTCAAGTTATTGAACATTTTGTGAATCAGCATGTAGAAGTTGAAGAAGCTTTTCGTCAAACTCTAACGTTATTAAAAGGTTCTTATGCCATTGCATTAATTGATAAACAAAATCCAGATGTTATTTATGTAGCTAAAAATAAAAGTCCGTTGCTTGTCGGTCTTGGTCAAGGAGGTTTTAACGTTGTCGCATCCGATGCGATGGCAATGCTTCAAGTTACGGATCAATTTGTTGAATTGATGGATAAAGAAATGGTGATCGTTACTCGCGACCATGTAACGATTAAAAAATTAAATGGTGAAATTGTGGAACGAGCACCATATACTGCTGAGTTGGATGCAAGTGATATTGAAAAAGGAACATATCCTCACTACATGTTAAAAGAAATTGACGAGCAGCCGCTTGTTATGCGTAAAATCATTCAAAAATACCAAGATGTAAACGGCCAATTAAATGTAGATACGGAAATTGTTAACGCAGTAAATGAAGCGGATCGCATTTATATCGTTGCTTGTGGAACAAGCTATCATGCTGGTCTCGTTGGTAAACAATTTATTGAGAAATGGGCGGAAATTCCAGTTGAAGTTCATGTAGCTAGTGAATTCTCATACAACATGCCGCTTCTTTCAGAAAAACCATTATTTATCTTCATTTCTCAAAGTGGTGAAACAGCAGATAGCCGTGCTGTACTTGTACAGGTAAAGGAGCTAGGTCATAAAGCCTTAACGATTACAAATGTACCAGGGTCTACACTTTCTCGTGAAGCGGATTATACATTACTTTTACATGCGGGTCCTGAAATAGCAGTTGCTTCTACTAAAGCCTATACGGCTCAAATAGCGGTTTTAGCGATTTTAGCGGCTGTTATAGCTGAAGCGAACGGCAAGGCTTTATCTTTTGACTTAATGCAAGAGCTCGGTATCATTGCGAATGCAATGGAAACATTATGTGATCAAAAAGAAGAAATGGATACCATTGCACGGGAATACTTATCAACAACACGCAACTGCTTCTTCATCGGACGCACACTTGACTATTATGTAGGTCTTGAAGGAGCCTTAAAGCTTAAAGAAATTTCTTATATTCAGGCAGAAGGATTTGCTGGCGGTGAATTAAAGCACGGTACGATCGCTTTAATTGAGCACGGTACACCTGTAATTGCCCTTGCAACACAAGAGCATATTAACTTAAGCATTCGCGGAAACGTGAAAGAGGTTGTTGCACGTGGTGCAAATCCATGCATTATCTCAATGAAAGGTTTAGAGGAGGAAGGCGATCGTTTCGTTCTGCCAAAAGTGAATGAAGATTTAACACCATTGATCTCAGTCATTCCGCTTCAATTGATCGCATACTATGCAGCCCTTCATCGCAGCTGTGACGTTGACAAACCGCGTAACCTTGCGAAATCTGTGACAGTTGAGTAA
- a CDS encoding hypothetical protein (product_source=Hypo-rule applied; superfamily=81665; transmembrane_helix_parts=Inside_1_12,TMhelix_13_35,Outside_36_44,TMhelix_45_67,Inside_68_76), with translation MEENGSKSMLAAFGVLALLPLVCCGGPILLTLFGATSISAILGTIANSWITAGILFILIVGGATIAIRRLLNCTAV, from the coding sequence ATGGAGGAAAATGGTTCTAAGTCCATGCTAGCTGCTTTCGGAGTTTTGGCTCTCCTCCCTCTTGTTTGCTGTGGAGGACCCATTCTTCTCACCCTATTTGGTGCAACTAGCATTAGCGCTATTTTGGGAACAATAGCAAATAGCTGGATAACTGCGGGCATACTCTTTATCTTGATTGTTGGTGGAGCAACGATAGCTATTCGTAGACTTTTGAATTGTACCGCGGTATAA
- a CDS encoding RNA polymerase sigma-70 factor (ECF subfamily) (product_source=KO:K03088; cath_funfam=1.10.10.10,1.10.1740.10; cog=COG1595; ko=KO:K03088; pfam=PF04542,PF08281; superfamily=88659,88946; tigrfam=TIGR02948), producing MEALVRKRIKQIKKGDQDAFADIVDLYKDKIYQLCYRMLGNAHEAEDIAQEAFIRAFINIHSFDTKKKFSTWLYRIATNLSIDRIRKKKPDFYLDAELSGTERLTMYSQIASNDLLPEEELESMEIQDTIQKEILKLPEKYRSVIVLKYIEELSLQEISEILNVPIGTVKTRIHRGREALRKQLRHL from the coding sequence ATGGAAGCATTAGTAAGAAAAAGGATAAAACAAATTAAAAAAGGTGATCAAGACGCATTTGCTGACATTGTTGATCTTTATAAAGATAAGATTTATCAATTATGTTATCGAATGTTAGGAAATGCGCATGAAGCAGAGGATATTGCTCAAGAAGCATTTATTCGTGCTTTTATCAACATTCACTCTTTTGATACGAAAAAGAAGTTTTCTACGTGGCTTTACCGAATTGCTACAAACTTATCCATTGATCGGATCAGAAAAAAGAAGCCTGACTTTTATTTAGACGCCGAGTTATCTGGAACAGAAAGATTAACAATGTATTCACAAATTGCCTCAAATGATTTATTACCAGAAGAAGAACTTGAATCAATGGAGATTCAAGATACTATTCAAAAAGAAATTTTAAAACTTCCTGAAAAATACAGATCGGTCATCGTATTAAAATATATTGAAGAATTATCGTTACAAGAAATATCAGAAATATTAAATGTTCCAATCGGTACAGTAAAGACAAGAATCCATCGTGGGCGGGAAGCGTTAAGAAAGCAACTGCGACATTTATAA
- a CDS encoding diadenylate cyclase (product_source=KO:K18672; cath_funfam=3.40.1700.10; cog=COG1624; ko=KO:K18672; pfam=PF02457; superfamily=143597; tigrfam=TIGR00159; transmembrane_helix_parts=Outside_1_14,TMhelix_15_37,Inside_38_41,TMhelix_42_64,Outside_65_68,TMhelix_69_86,Inside_87_277) has product MEEKEMALGDFPVLHYLGDIIDILLVWYVIYKLIMVIRGTKAVQLLKGITVIIVVRILSQYLGLNTLQWLMDQALTWGFLAIIIIFQPELRRALEQLGRGRIFSRSTNHEDDEQLKMIEAIVKATEYMAKRRIGALLSIERKTGMGDYIETGIALNASISSELLINIFIPNTPLHDGAVIIQKNQVAAAACYLPLSESPFISKELGTRHRAAVGISEVTDSITLVVSEETGSISIAKNGELHRDLSLEQLNDMLESEFSHTKTASSSRWQWRGKKNG; this is encoded by the coding sequence ATGGAGGAAAAAGAAATGGCCTTAGGGGATTTTCCTGTATTACATTACCTCGGCGATATCATTGATATACTCCTTGTCTGGTACGTTATTTATAAATTGATCATGGTCATTCGTGGCACAAAAGCGGTTCAGCTTTTAAAAGGGATTACCGTCATTATTGTAGTAAGAATCTTAAGTCAATATTTAGGCTTAAATACTCTGCAATGGCTAATGGACCAAGCACTAACATGGGGTTTTTTAGCAATCATTATCATTTTTCAGCCTGAGCTGCGCAGAGCTCTTGAACAACTTGGTAGAGGGCGAATTTTTTCTAGGAGTACTAACCATGAAGATGATGAGCAACTAAAAATGATTGAAGCGATTGTGAAGGCAACTGAATATATGGCAAAACGGAGAATAGGTGCGTTGCTATCAATAGAACGAAAAACTGGTATGGGAGATTATATTGAGACGGGAATTGCACTTAATGCAAGCATATCTTCTGAACTGCTCATCAATATTTTCATTCCAAATACCCCGTTACATGATGGAGCGGTAATTATTCAGAAAAATCAGGTTGCAGCAGCTGCCTGCTATTTACCATTATCTGAAAGCCCTTTTATTTCAAAAGAACTTGGGACACGTCACCGCGCAGCTGTTGGAATTAGTGAAGTGACGGATAGCATAACATTGGTTGTTTCTGAAGAAACTGGAAGTATATCGATTGCGAAAAATGGCGAGTTGCACCGCGATTTATCATTAGAACAATTAAATGATATGCTGGAATCTGAGTTTAGTCATACAAAAACAGCTTCCTCAAGCCGTTGGCAGTGGAGGGGAAAAAAGAATGGATAA
- a CDS encoding arginase (product_source=KO:K01476; cath_funfam=3.40.800.10; cog=COG0010; ko=KO:K01476; pfam=PF00491; superfamily=52768; tigrfam=TIGR01229): MKFKKISIIGVPMDLGQTRRGVDMGPSAIRYAGIVERLERLSYEIEDLGDIEIDRAERSDEENIGNLRNLKAVAEANERLAAKVDQVIQSGTFPLVLGGDHSIAIGSLAGIGKHYLNLGVIWYDAHGDLNTAETSPSGNIHGMPLAVSLGIGDPRLTNIANYTPKVKPENIVMIGARSLDEGERKLIKEKGIQVFTMHEIDRLGMAKVMENAISYLQKRGTDGVHLSLDLDGLDPHDAPGVGTPVIGGISYRESHLAMEMLSEAGMITSCEFVEVNPILDEKNKTANVAVALMGSLFGEKLL; the protein is encoded by the coding sequence ATGAAGTTTAAGAAAATTTCCATTATTGGTGTACCGATGGATTTAGGGCAGACAAGACGCGGGGTTGATATGGGGCCAAGTGCAATTCGTTATGCTGGGATTGTTGAAAGGCTTGAGCGCTTAAGCTATGAAATTGAAGACTTAGGAGATATTGAAATTGATAGAGCAGAGCGAAGTGATGAAGAAAATATCGGAAATTTGAGAAATTTGAAAGCGGTAGCAGAAGCGAATGAGAGATTAGCGGCAAAAGTTGATCAAGTCATACAAAGTGGTACTTTCCCTCTTGTATTAGGGGGAGATCATAGTATTGCAATTGGCAGCTTAGCAGGTATTGGAAAACATTATTTAAACTTAGGGGTTATTTGGTATGATGCCCATGGTGATTTAAATACTGCAGAAACATCTCCTTCTGGAAATATTCATGGTATGCCTTTGGCAGTTAGTCTTGGAATTGGCGATCCAAGGTTAACGAATATTGCTAACTATACTCCTAAAGTAAAACCAGAAAATATTGTTATGATCGGAGCGCGCTCTTTAGACGAAGGAGAGCGAAAATTAATTAAAGAAAAAGGAATTCAAGTATTTACAATGCATGAAATCGATCGGTTGGGGATGGCAAAAGTAATGGAGAATGCGATATCTTATTTACAAAAACGTGGTACAGATGGAGTTCATTTATCGTTGGACTTAGATGGACTTGATCCTCACGATGCTCCTGGTGTCGGTACTCCGGTTATTGGTGGAATTAGTTATCGTGAGAGTCATTTAGCAATGGAAATGTTATCAGAGGCAGGAATGATTACTTCATGTGAATTTGTTGAAGTGAATCCTATATTAGATGAGAAAAATAAAACCGCTAATGTCGCTGTTGCTTTAATGGGGTCTTTATTCGGAGAAAAACTACTATGA
- a CDS encoding MerR family mercuric resistance operon transcriptional regulator (product_source=KO:K08365; cath_funfam=1.10.1660.10; cog=COG0789; ko=KO:K08365; pfam=PF13411; smart=SM00422; superfamily=46955; tigrfam=TIGR02051) — MGHYWISEVAEKCNINKETIRYYERKGLIPKPTRTDTGYRMYTEETVRRIKFIKRMQELGFTLAEIYKLLGIVDKDSDRCTDMYHFVVQKIEEVQSKIQDLIRIEKMLHQLKECCPNKENLYNCPIIEVLLEE; from the coding sequence ATGGGTCATTATTGGATTAGTGAAGTTGCTGAGAAATGCAACATTAATAAGGAAACGATTCGGTATTACGAACGGAAGGGGTTAATCCCAAAACCAACAAGGACGGATACTGGATACAGAATGTACACCGAGGAAACGGTTAGAAGAATAAAGTTTATTAAACGCATGCAGGAGTTAGGTTTTACATTAGCGGAAATTTATAAGCTGCTAGGTATTGTAGATAAGGACAGTGACAGGTGTACGGATATGTATCATTTTGTTGTGCAAAAGATAGAGGAAGTTCAATCCAAAATTCAAGATTTAATTCGAATCGAAAAAATGCTTCATCAGTTAAAAGAATGTTGTCCTAATAAAGAGAATCTCTACAACTGCCCCATTATCGAAGTGTTATTAGAGGAGTAA
- a CDS encoding YbbR domain-containing protein (product_source=COG4856; cog=COG4856; pfam=PF07949; superfamily=81296; transmembrane_helix_parts=Inside_1_8,TMhelix_9_28,Outside_29_430) codes for MDKLMNNHWFIRIMALLFALLLYASVNIESPTSNNKPGSSFFPAATATDSATLTEIPVKVYYDENKFVVRGIPQTVTVTLEGPTSILTKTKQVKDFEIYIDLRNYPVGTHRVQLKQKNISDQLEVNIYPSVVTVSIHEKVTEDFPVEVDFINKNKMKEGYSIEEAIVQPNTVKITGAREDIDSIALVKARVNLENVSETLKQESNVAVYDKNGNILPVEIEPSVVTITVPVISPSKSIPIQVKKEGKLPEGLSISNISVVPNEVTVYGSEEVLNQLDVIDGVSVDLSKIKGDTTLEVEIPKQEGITKISPEKVQIKIEVDNQEEVSFKDLPIKAVGLNDNQTITFIDPETAKLDVQVKGTENALKNLKESDFELFVNVADVGTGKHQVKVQVNGPQNITWTLSKEEVTVQISPNDIVEEEIDQDQTLQSS; via the coding sequence ATGGATAAATTAATGAATAATCATTGGTTTATACGAATAATGGCCTTATTGTTTGCTTTATTGTTATATGCATCTGTAAACATAGAATCACCTACCTCTAATAACAAACCAGGTAGCTCATTCTTTCCAGCTGCAACGGCTACGGATTCTGCAACACTCACAGAGATTCCAGTGAAAGTGTATTACGATGAAAATAAATTTGTTGTTAGAGGAATCCCGCAAACGGTTACGGTAACATTAGAAGGTCCAACAAGTATTTTAACGAAAACAAAACAGGTAAAGGATTTCGAGATATACATCGATTTGCGCAATTATCCTGTTGGAACGCACCGTGTGCAATTAAAGCAAAAAAATATATCCGATCAATTGGAGGTTAATATTTATCCTTCTGTAGTGACCGTAAGTATTCACGAAAAGGTTACAGAAGATTTTCCGGTTGAGGTTGACTTTATTAACAAAAATAAAATGAAAGAAGGATATAGCATTGAGGAAGCAATCGTTCAACCAAATACAGTAAAAATTACTGGTGCACGGGAAGATATTGATAGTATTGCACTAGTCAAAGCTCGTGTAAACTTAGAAAACGTAAGCGAAACCCTTAAGCAAGAATCGAATGTCGCGGTATATGATAAAAACGGAAATATTTTACCTGTTGAAATCGAGCCTTCTGTAGTAACGATTACAGTTCCAGTCATTAGTCCAAGTAAGTCCATACCGATTCAGGTGAAAAAAGAAGGGAAACTTCCAGAAGGCTTGAGCATTTCAAACATTTCTGTTGTTCCGAATGAAGTCACTGTTTATGGATCGGAAGAGGTTTTAAATCAATTGGACGTTATTGATGGTGTTTCCGTTGATTTAAGCAAAATAAAAGGTGATACAACATTAGAAGTTGAAATACCGAAACAAGAAGGTATTACGAAAATTAGTCCTGAAAAAGTCCAAATAAAAATAGAGGTTGATAATCAAGAAGAAGTTTCTTTCAAAGATCTCCCGATAAAAGCAGTCGGTTTAAATGACAATCAAACGATAACGTTTATTGATCCTGAAACAGCAAAGCTTGATGTACAAGTTAAGGGAACAGAAAATGCATTGAAAAATCTAAAGGAATCTGATTTCGAGCTATTTGTGAACGTAGCGGACGTAGGAACAGGAAAACATCAAGTAAAAGTTCAAGTAAACGGTCCGCAAAATATTACATGGACACTCTCGAAGGAAGAAGTTACGGTCCAAATCTCACCAAATGATATCGTTGAAGAAGAAATAGATCAAGATCAAACTTTGCAGTCATCTTGA
- a CDS encoding anti-sigma factor RsiW (product_source=COG5662; cath_funfam=1.10.1520.10; cog=COG5662; pfam=PF04519,PF13490; superfamily=51206; transmembrane_helix_parts=Inside_1_81,TMhelix_82_104,Outside_105_203), whose translation MNCPHIAEKIHQYMDGELNAKEEQSLKKHLHQCNDCMKHYQELEKAIALVKSTSHIKAPDHFTANVMKSLPKEKRTVSFNRWIRSHPFFIAASLFILLMSGSLFNSYQADNKFSVTKYDELIVENHTVIVPEGETIKGDIVVRNGDIKVEGKVEGNVTVINGNQYLASAGQVTGEIEEINQLFEWLWYKIKSLPKEIVNVFSE comes from the coding sequence TTGAATTGTCCTCATATTGCTGAAAAAATTCATCAGTACATGGATGGCGAACTAAATGCAAAAGAAGAACAAAGCTTGAAAAAGCATTTGCATCAATGCAATGATTGTATGAAGCACTACCAAGAGCTAGAAAAAGCAATAGCATTAGTAAAAAGCACCTCTCATATTAAAGCACCAGATCACTTTACAGCAAATGTGATGAAAAGCTTGCCGAAGGAAAAACGGACGGTTAGCTTCAACCGTTGGATCAGAAGCCATCCATTTTTCATTGCTGCTTCGTTATTTATCTTGTTAATGTCAGGCAGTTTATTTAATTCTTATCAAGCAGACAACAAATTTAGTGTGACGAAATATGATGAATTAATAGTTGAAAATCATACAGTAATTGTCCCAGAAGGTGAAACGATTAAAGGGGATATTGTCGTTCGAAATGGAGATATAAAAGTAGAAGGAAAAGTAGAAGGCAACGTTACCGTTATTAACGGAAATCAATATTTAGCCTCTGCTGGGCAAGTAACAGGTGAAATAGAAGAAATCAACCAATTGTTTGAATGGTTATGGTATAAAATTAAATCGTTGCCAAAAGAGATCGTTAACGTGTTTAGTGAGTAG
- a CDS encoding phosphoglucosamine mutase (product_source=KO:K03431; cath_funfam=3.30.310.50,3.40.120.10; cog=COG1109; ko=KO:K03431; pfam=PF00408,PF02878,PF02879,PF02880; superfamily=53738,55957; tigrfam=TIGR01455): MGKYFGTDGVRGVANSELTPELAFKLGRCGGYVLTKDQERPKVLIGRDTRISGHMLEGALVAGLLSIGAEVMRLGVISTPGVAYLTRALGAEAGVMISASHNPVQDNGIKFFGPDGFKLSDEQEAEIEALMGLEEDTLPRPVGAHLGQVSDYFEGGQKYLQFLKQTVDEEFTGLHIALDCAHGATSSLATHLFADLDADVSTIGTSPNGLNINDGVGSTHPETLAAFVKEKEADVGLAFDGDGDRLIAIDENGEIVDGDQIMYICAKYLKSQGLLKNDTVVSTVMSNLGFYKALEAQGIKSVQTAVGDRYVVEEMKKNDYILGGEQSGHIIFLDHNTTGDGLLTAIQLVNIMKITGKKLSELANEMKKYPQVLVNVKVADKHKVMENDRVKAVIEEVEKEMNGNGRILVRPSGTEPLVRVMAEAPTEEACRHYVEKIAQVIRDEMGQD, from the coding sequence ATGGGAAAATACTTTGGCACTGATGGTGTAAGAGGAGTTGCAAATAGTGAGCTTACACCAGAGTTGGCTTTTAAGCTTGGACGTTGTGGAGGCTATGTGTTAACAAAGGATCAGGAACGTCCAAAAGTTTTGATAGGCCGTGATACACGTATTTCTGGACATATGTTAGAAGGGGCGCTAGTAGCGGGATTATTATCTATTGGAGCAGAAGTTATGAGACTAGGTGTGATTTCTACACCAGGGGTAGCTTATTTAACGAGAGCACTTGGCGCTGAAGCAGGTGTCATGATTTCCGCTTCGCACAATCCCGTTCAAGACAACGGAATTAAGTTTTTTGGCCCAGATGGTTTTAAACTATCTGATGAACAAGAAGCAGAAATAGAGGCTTTAATGGGCTTAGAGGAGGATACATTACCTCGTCCTGTAGGAGCTCATCTAGGTCAAGTGAGTGACTATTTCGAAGGTGGCCAAAAATACTTGCAATTCTTAAAACAAACAGTAGATGAAGAATTTACTGGTTTACATATCGCGTTAGATTGTGCACATGGTGCTACATCTTCCCTAGCAACTCATTTATTTGCGGATTTAGATGCTGATGTTTCAACGATTGGAACATCTCCAAACGGTTTAAATATAAATGATGGAGTTGGCTCGACACACCCAGAAACACTTGCAGCATTTGTTAAAGAAAAGGAAGCAGATGTTGGTTTAGCGTTTGATGGTGACGGTGACCGTCTAATTGCAATAGATGAAAATGGTGAAATTGTTGATGGCGACCAAATTATGTACATTTGTGCAAAATATTTAAAAAGTCAAGGGTTATTGAAGAATGATACCGTTGTATCTACTGTGATGAGTAACTTAGGCTTCTATAAAGCGCTCGAAGCTCAAGGAATAAAGAGTGTTCAAACAGCAGTAGGCGACCGTTATGTTGTTGAAGAAATGAAAAAAAATGATTATATATTAGGAGGCGAACAGTCTGGCCATATCATTTTCCTTGATCACAATACAACAGGTGACGGATTATTAACGGCCATTCAGCTCGTGAACATTATGAAAATAACAGGCAAAAAGTTATCGGAACTTGCAAATGAAATGAAAAAATACCCACAAGTTTTAGTAAATGTGAAAGTTGCGGATAAACATAAAGTCATGGAAAATGACCGTGTAAAAGCGGTAATTGAGGAAGTAGAAAAAGAAATGAATGGGAACGGCCGTATCCTTGTTCGCCCATCAGGGACAGAACCATTAGTGCGTGTGATGGCAGAAGCACCGACTGAAGAAGCATGCCGTCATTACGTGGAGAAAATTGCTCAAGTGATCCGAGATGAAATGGGACAAGATTAA